Proteins encoded together in one Gadus chalcogrammus isolate NIFS_2021 chromosome 18, NIFS_Gcha_1.0, whole genome shotgun sequence window:
- the LOC130371494 gene encoding 60S ribosomal protein L9-like: MRSVYAHFPINVVIQEGGALVGIRNFLGDKYIRRVRMRAGVGCALSTAQKDELVLEGNDVELVSNSAALIRQATTVKNKDIRKFLDGIYVSEKGTVLERQD; this comes from the coding sequence ATGCGCTCTGTGTACGCCCATTTCCCCATCAACGTGGTCATCCAGGAGGGAGGCGCGTTGGTCGGGATCAGGAACTTCCTGGGAGACAAGTACATCCGCCGTGTTCGCATGAGAGCTGGTGTGGGATGTGCTCTGTCGACGGCCCAGAAGGACGAGTTGGTGCTGGAGGGCAATGATGTGGAGCTTGTGTCCAACTCAGCGGCTCTGATTCGACAGGCCACCACAGTCAAAAATAAGGATATCAGAAAGTTCTTGGATGGTATTTATGTTTCTGAGAAAGGAACAGTATTGGAACGTCAGGATTGA